One genomic window of Cupriavidus oxalaticus includes the following:
- a CDS encoding TMEM165/GDT1 family protein has product MEAFLVSTGIVALAEMGDKTQLLSLVLAARYRKPLPIILGILIATLVNHGFAGALGGWITHVVGENLLRWILGLGFIAMGAWMLIPDKLDDAEQAKPVKGALGILATTIVAFFFAEMGDKTQIATVALAARFSDAVVAVVAGTTFGMMIANAPAVLLGDKFANKMPIGLVHKIAAAIFVVLGVLALMNIGG; this is encoded by the coding sequence ATGGAAGCCTTCCTCGTCTCCACAGGCATCGTCGCCCTTGCTGAAATGGGCGACAAGACGCAACTGCTGTCGCTGGTCCTGGCCGCGCGCTATCGCAAGCCCCTCCCCATCATCCTTGGCATCCTGATTGCCACGCTCGTCAACCACGGCTTTGCCGGCGCGCTTGGCGGATGGATCACGCATGTGGTCGGAGAAAACCTGCTGCGCTGGATCCTGGGCCTGGGCTTTATCGCGATGGGCGCATGGATGCTGATTCCCGACAAGCTCGACGATGCCGAGCAGGCCAAGCCGGTGAAGGGCGCGCTTGGCATCCTGGCTACCACCATCGTTGCGTTCTTCTTCGCCGAGATGGGTGACAAGACGCAGATCGCCACCGTTGCCCTGGCGGCGCGCTTCAGCGATGCGGTGGTGGCCGTGGTCGCCGGCACGACCTTCGGCATGATGATCGCCAATGCGCCTGCTGTTCTGCTGGGGGACAAGTTTGCCAACAAGATGCCGATTGGGCTGGTGCATAAGATTGCGGCCGCGATCTTCGTGGTGCTGGGCGTGCTGGCGCTGATGAATATTGGAGGTTGA
- a CDS encoding fatty acid desaturase yields MTAIPSTPSAHPEHAPHARQSAKPGRLPLPEPIAPDAPFPSRKVIRGWLIPLGERSTPRALALFAFDYLLFAAVLAGVVLASHWAAKLGLGVLAGLVIARLFIIGHDACHQSLTPRRGLNKWLGRLTFLPSLTPYSLWEVGHNVVHHGYTNLKGFDFVWAPYSLEEFNALPRWRRALERIYRTGFGPGLYYLVEIWWSKLFFPSKRQMATRRPVFVRDCLLVAAFGVAWIGALVALAFATGQSAWMLVGAGFVLPFLVWNVTVGFVLYVHHTHASVAWYDTKAMWAKAQPFVSTTVHLRFRHGIGSALHHIMEHTAHHVDMSVPLYRLKRAQALLEHALPGRIIIENFSWRWYFDTARRCKLYDFKALCWTDFRGRQTSEHAPVPA; encoded by the coding sequence ATGACCGCAATCCCATCCACGCCCTCAGCGCATCCCGAGCATGCCCCGCATGCCCGGCAGTCCGCCAAGCCCGGCCGGCTGCCGCTGCCGGAGCCGATCGCCCCGGACGCGCCATTCCCGTCGCGCAAGGTCATCCGCGGCTGGCTGATCCCGCTGGGCGAGCGCAGCACGCCGCGCGCGCTGGCGCTGTTCGCCTTCGACTACCTGCTGTTCGCCGCCGTGCTGGCCGGCGTGGTGCTAGCCTCGCACTGGGCCGCCAAGCTGGGGCTGGGCGTGCTGGCCGGGCTGGTGATCGCGCGCCTGTTCATCATCGGCCACGATGCCTGCCACCAGAGCCTGACGCCGCGCCGCGGCCTGAACAAATGGCTGGGCCGGCTGACTTTCCTGCCGTCGCTGACGCCGTACAGCCTGTGGGAAGTCGGCCATAACGTGGTCCACCACGGCTATACCAACCTGAAAGGCTTCGACTTCGTCTGGGCGCCCTACTCGCTGGAAGAATTCAACGCGCTGCCGCGCTGGCGGCGCGCGCTGGAGCGCATCTACCGCACCGGCTTCGGCCCGGGCCTGTACTACCTGGTAGAGATCTGGTGGAGCAAGCTGTTCTTCCCCAGCAAGCGCCAGATGGCCACCCGCCGCCCGGTCTTCGTGCGCGATTGCCTGCTGGTGGCGGCCTTCGGCGTGGCCTGGATCGGCGCGCTGGTGGCACTGGCCTTTGCCACGGGCCAGTCGGCCTGGATGCTGGTCGGCGCCGGTTTCGTGCTGCCTTTCCTGGTGTGGAACGTGACCGTGGGCTTCGTGCTGTACGTGCACCACACCCATGCCAGCGTGGCCTGGTACGACACCAAGGCCATGTGGGCCAAAGCGCAGCCGTTTGTCTCGACCACCGTGCACCTGCGCTTCCGCCATGGCATCGGCTCCGCGCTGCATCACATCATGGAGCACACCGCGCACCACGTCGACATGAGCGTGCCGCTATATCGCCTCAAGCGCGCGCAGGCGCTGCTGGAGCACGCGCTGCCGGGCCGCATCATCATCGAGAACTTCTCCTGGCGCTGGTATTTCGACACGGCGCGCCGCTGCAAGCTGTATGACTTCAAGGCGCTGTGCTGGACCGATTTCCGCGGCCGCCAGACCAGCGAGCACGCGCCGGTGCCGGCCTGA
- the guaD gene encoding guanine deaminase, whose amino-acid sequence MTTTPTTESTTRAIRGRVLHFLRDPQFHEDAYQYWDDGVLIVTDGRIAAAGEYAKLADRIPAGAEIVDHRGKLIVPGFIDTHVHYPQTDMIASPSPGLLHWLDTYTFPEERRFADPDYARGVAGFFTEELLRNGTTSAVVWSTVHKASADALFTESEARNLRLVTGKVMMDRNCPEFLRDTAETGAQDSADLLSRWHNKGRLSYAITPRFAPTSTEAQLAACGELARAYPDAFIQTHVAENRDEVKWVAELFPDARSYLDVYDRYGLLRPGAMYGHAIYLDQDDRRRLADSGAAVAHCPTSNLFLGSGFYDFHLSDANRLNVTLATDVGGGTSFSMFRTMNAAHKVARMGGYYLTALRMFYLATRAAAEALGWTGRVGSFSEGCEADFVVLDPKATPLIARRSNRSETLEEELFAFAMLGDDRVIDSVYIMGEPVRAAA is encoded by the coding sequence ATGACGACCACCCCCACGACCGAGTCCACCACCCGTGCCATCCGCGGCCGCGTGCTGCATTTCCTGCGCGACCCGCAGTTCCATGAGGATGCGTACCAGTATTGGGACGACGGGGTGCTGATCGTCACCGACGGCCGCATTGCCGCCGCCGGCGAGTATGCAAAGCTGGCAGACCGCATCCCGGCCGGCGCCGAGATCGTCGACCACCGTGGCAAGCTGATCGTGCCGGGCTTTATCGACACCCACGTGCACTACCCGCAGACCGACATGATCGCGTCGCCGTCGCCGGGCCTGCTGCACTGGCTCGACACCTACACCTTCCCCGAAGAGCGCCGCTTCGCCGATCCCGACTACGCCCGCGGCGTGGCCGGTTTCTTCACCGAAGAACTGCTGCGCAACGGCACCACCAGCGCGGTGGTCTGGAGCACGGTGCACAAGGCCTCGGCCGACGCGCTCTTCACCGAGAGCGAGGCGCGCAACCTGCGCCTGGTCACCGGCAAGGTGATGATGGACCGCAACTGCCCCGAATTCCTGCGCGATACGGCCGAGACTGGCGCGCAGGATTCGGCCGACCTGCTGTCGCGCTGGCATAACAAGGGCCGCCTGTCGTACGCGATCACGCCGCGCTTCGCGCCGACCTCGACCGAAGCACAGCTGGCCGCCTGCGGCGAACTGGCGCGCGCCTACCCCGACGCCTTTATCCAGACCCACGTGGCCGAGAACCGCGACGAGGTCAAATGGGTAGCCGAGCTGTTCCCGGACGCGCGCAGCTACCTGGACGTCTACGACCGCTACGGCCTGCTGCGCCCCGGCGCGATGTACGGCCACGCCATCTACCTGGACCAGGACGACCGCCGCCGGCTGGCCGACAGCGGCGCCGCGGTGGCGCACTGCCCCACCTCCAACCTGTTCCTGGGCAGCGGTTTCTATGACTTCCACCTGTCCGACGCCAACCGCCTGAACGTGACGCTGGCCACCGACGTCGGCGGCGGCACCTCGTTCTCGATGTTCCGCACCATGAACGCCGCGCACAAGGTCGCGCGCATGGGCGGCTACTACCTGACCGCGCTGCGCATGTTCTACCTGGCCACGCGCGCCGCCGCCGAGGCGCTGGGCTGGACCGGCCGCGTCGGCAGCTTCAGCGAGGGCTGCGAGGCCGACTTCGTCGTGCTCGATCCCAAGGCCACGCCGCTGATCGCCCGCCGCAGCAACCGCTCGGAGACGCTGGAAGAAGAACTGTTCGCCTTTGCCATGCTGGGCGACGACCGCGTGATCGACAGCGTCTACATCATGGGCGAGCCGGTGCGCGCCGCCGCCTGA
- a CDS encoding adenosine deaminase encodes MTIDAALADKIRRTPKAELHVHIEGTLEPELIFRLAQRNQVALPYPSVEALRAAYAFTDLQSFLDIYYAGASVLLTEEDFFDMTMDYVKRAVADNVRHAEIFFDPQTHTARGVPIGVVIDGIADALAQARTEYDFSSSLILCFLRHLSEEDAFATLEAALPYRDRFVGVGLDSSEKGNPPEKFERVFARAKELGLHRVAHAGEEGPAQYVSDALDILKVERIDHGVHAIDDAALIQRLARERVALTVCPLSNVKLKVYPDLSDHPLKRMLDAGVAITLHSDDPAYFGGYMNANWEATFDALPLDAADAHKLARNSFEAAFLPEVQKAEFLAEVDHFWSATPKSPPATAPAA; translated from the coding sequence ATGACCATCGATGCCGCACTGGCGGACAAAATCCGCCGTACCCCCAAGGCCGAACTGCATGTGCATATCGAAGGCACGCTCGAGCCGGAACTGATCTTCCGGCTGGCCCAGCGCAACCAGGTGGCGCTGCCCTACCCCAGCGTGGAGGCGCTGCGCGCCGCCTACGCCTTTACCGACCTGCAGTCGTTCCTCGACATCTACTACGCCGGCGCCAGCGTCCTGCTGACCGAGGAAGATTTCTTCGACATGACCATGGACTACGTCAAGCGCGCCGTCGCCGACAACGTCCGCCACGCCGAGATCTTCTTCGACCCCCAGACCCATACCGCGCGCGGGGTGCCGATCGGCGTGGTGATCGACGGCATTGCCGACGCCCTGGCCCAGGCGCGTACGGAATATGACTTCTCCAGCAGCCTGATCCTGTGCTTCCTGCGCCACCTGTCGGAGGAAGACGCCTTTGCCACGCTGGAAGCCGCGCTGCCCTACCGGGACCGCTTCGTCGGCGTGGGGCTGGATTCCTCCGAGAAAGGCAACCCACCGGAAAAGTTCGAACGCGTGTTCGCCCGAGCGAAAGAGCTGGGCCTGCACCGGGTCGCGCACGCCGGCGAGGAAGGCCCGGCGCAATACGTCTCCGATGCGCTCGACATCCTCAAGGTCGAGCGCATCGACCACGGCGTGCATGCCATCGACGATGCCGCGCTGATCCAGCGCCTGGCGCGCGAGCGCGTCGCGCTGACGGTATGCCCGCTGTCCAACGTCAAACTCAAGGTCTACCCCGACCTGAGCGACCATCCGCTCAAGCGCATGCTGGATGCGGGCGTGGCCATCACGCTCCATTCGGACGATCCGGCCTACTTTGGCGGCTACATGAACGCCAACTGGGAAGCCACCTTCGACGCGCTGCCGCTGGATGCCGCCGACGCGCACAAGCTGGCGCGCAACAGCTTTGAAGCGGCCTTCCTGCCCGAGGTGCAGAAGGCCGAGTTCCTGGCCGAAGTCGACCACTTCTGGTCGGCCACGCCCAAGTCCCCGCCCGCGACGGCCCCTGCGGCCTGA